The following nucleotide sequence is from Diospyros lotus cultivar Yz01 chromosome 3, ASM1463336v1, whole genome shotgun sequence.
taatcttaatttttttgacaattcatattaatcataaaatactattttaatcataaatttgataatagggatattttggtaaaaaaaactcttatcttggtgcttatcatatgtattaacaaacacatggaaagaaaaaatacaattataagtggattctaaaaaatttaataaacagtctgataaaaatcttggaatgcttcccggccttattttgatcattccatatcttgatccgaaaaatatttcaatcttatcttgatatcaccttatcttgctcattttaacaaacgctttCTTAGCAAATAAACTCAAGAGAACACATctatctattaaaaaaaaattaaattttaccccaaagaaataaattaactagGTGTATCAAACAAGAGAACTTAATTAAGGTCCAGTTGTCGAAAAAGACAAGAATAGAAAACGATGGGTTGGGTTAAGCCAGTCCCAAAGCAATATTTAATTGAATGTTAATCTGAAGCATTAATTACGAACTTTGCTCccactttaaataaaataaattaattatgtaatgGGGTTGGGTGGGTAAGCCAGCAAAGCTAACATTTCACTTCAGTAGGACCACGCAGCTTCAGCTTCAGCTTCAGCTTCAGCTTCCCAAAGATAATCTTTTTTGCACCACCGCTTTACGCATTTTCCTTGTTTTGTCCATTTGCACCAATCCCCACCCACCTCTACTGCTTTAATTGTTTTGACAGCCAATTAGacgaatataataataataataatcttataaataatatataaacatataaatgACAATATATAATTCTTTCTACCATTCCAACTTCAACTCTCTTTTATGGGCGGCGACTTTTACTgatctaataatattattattacatagTTCCATCGGTGAATTAATAGTGAAAAAAGTTTAATTTGAGATGAAACACCAGATGAAAGCTATTTCTTTTTGGAGTCGAGACCatcactttttttaaaaaaaaaaaaaaattcccgttTGCAGACAGCAACAAAGGGAAAGATTGAAGCCATATAgaacacatacatacatgttcATGATCAGCCATTAATAAGGAAAGCAAGCTTTGTATGATACATTTTACATGCATACACATATAGGTCAACGCTATGCATGAGAATAACGTTACGGTGACATCTCCAAGCACAGGGAAACTTAAATTTAAGCTGCTGCTGCTAGCTTAGGACTGGACTAGTGTTATcttacaatctctctctctctctctctctctctctctctatatatatatatatatatatgcacaaatttgatgaataaattaagaatattatatatatatatatgattagcCGGTTAAAGTTGAGATCTCTTGATCGTAGCAAGCAAAAAATTGATCGCTCATGGCAGCAGCAGGAAGCGTCTTACTCATGTTTTCTTGAtccgtcgtcgtcgtcgtccaCAGAATCTCCGGGCAGTAATTCCAGATCGGAGAAGCCATTGTTTGACAGAAGAATTCGTTGCTTTCACAGAGGGAAATGTCCTTCCATATGTCATCCATGGAGTACTCCTTTTCCCTCACCACTatcatctcctcctcctcctcctcttcctcttcaccGCTCCTCTTCCCGCCGGTGTCGTAAAAGCTCCGCTCCTTGGAATCTATTGCGGAGAGATTgctggaaattgaagaagacgGAGCCATGGGAGCCTTCTTCCCATCCGGGAAGCCCTCTTCTCTGGTAATTGTTGAGGAGGACATGGATGAAGAGGAGGAATTGTTGGAGAGCGACGAAGAAGCTGCAGAAATGGCTCGTTTCCTCTCCTGAGCCTTCTTCCTCGTGTGAGTCCTCCAGTAATTCTTGATCTCGTTGTCGGTTCGCCCTGGCAGCTTCCGAGCAATTCTCGACCACCTGCTCGATCGTAATTCATCCATCACAGTCTATGTCTTTATAccagctgatatatatatatatattaaacccTATGCAACTAATTAAAATCAACCCATCTTTAgagagaaaatttcaaattccaCAACACTTCTGCATACAGGAAGGAACATGAATCAAACTACAATTACTGCATAATACGTTAATTAAGGAAGGAAtcagttataattataatatgatTTATTAGGATTAATCAACAGTACGTGCAAATCAAGTAATAAATAGCGTACAGTAATTTATCAACTCGAGTAACTGCCTCTACTACTATCTCACCaccaaaatcaaataattattcacTCCATTAACTTAGTAACccttttttctttaattgttctcttttttttctttccaaccCTGTTTATTTAGATATAAAAAGTATACACGACTGACTAGTGTGGTCGGCGGGGGTACTATCAGTTACGGGAGAGTACTTGAATTTGAAAAGATGAAATAATAcgaagatggagagagagagagagttttgtcAAACCTATTGCCCCATTTGGAGTGAAGATCCAGGACGAGGCGCTCCTCGTGAGGGGTCATCTTGCCGCGCTTGAGGTCGGGATGGAGGTAATTGACCCATCGGAGCCTGCAACTCTTGCCAGTGCGTTTGAGACCtacagagacagagacagagagagagagagagagagagagagagagagcgagagagagagagagggcagcGGGAAGGGGGGTTAAACAAACGGCTATAGTTTGGCATGGAAAAGTAGCATATTTGGTTGGGCATGCCCTAAATAGGCCCTACCGTAGCTACTTCTAATTGTCACCCTCCACCTTCAAACCTGAAACTTTCGCTATGAAGTCCCATCTCCGATCTCCGAACAAGTTCACATACAACATCAGCTGAACATCTTCCTGTTCAGTCCACGGCCCTTTTCTTATTACTTCTTCCTGTTCATCTCTTCTCTgcaccatctctctctctctctctctctctctctttctaagTTTCTAAGCCCTTTTTTCCCCCAGTTTTCTCTTGCTTTCCTCTCGGGTACGACTAACGCCCGCGAGTTGTATTTAAACGGGTTTCTTTCCCTGGGATTGAAGCCTGGGATGAGTTTTTAAATCTGGATTTCAATCTCAGCCGTTCAAGTGTGCGCCTCCGATGTAAGCCATTACCGCACCAAAGCTGCAAGCGGGGCCGAATCCTGATAAGCGATTCCTCTCTCTGTTGATAACGTTCATGATATCTCCTCCGTCTATCAGAATGGTGAATTAGGTTAGGtcaaattcatattattatttttacatttttttatgtgatcatttaaattttttatttttttggttatatCTCTACATTATGCATTTTTTAATCAATGCACACCTCAACAGAATTAAGTTAAAACATGCAATATATGGATACTGAAATGCCCAAATTATCCTTCCATATCCTCGACCAAACTCATATTTTTACCcctgtaattttatatttttttcatgtgattacttgaattttttattattttgattatatcataaattttttagttaatatCACACCTCACTAAGGTGGCAACCAACAAGTAAGTAAGAAGTGCTTGCGGGAGAGtcacataaataaaaacttgCTTATTGACCGCTATGTCACATGTGATAGAAAATTGTAAAAACTTAAACgaaatttttcttcctttgacACCTCCTCAACTCCTTTCCTCTCTAGCAACATCTCCTCagcttcctttctttctctgaTGACTTTTCctcggctctctctctctctaacatcTCTTCCACTATCCCCTctgttctttttctctcttcaacaACCAGAACAGTTTATCCCTATCCTTTGTACTTGTCGCCAACAACCTCCTCTACCTCGTTGCCGACTACTTTTTATTCTACCATACTACCCACCCAACCTCGTTGGTAGCCATAATATTTGCCAATCCCTCACCCCTTGCAAACTCTCTTCGtcctaaactattttttttcatcCTTTGCATCCCAATCGTTACTGGTCACTGAAGAAAAAAGTTGTGGCAGAGATGATGGTCGACAACAAAGGTTTCTTGGAGATGGGTTACAGAGGATGGAGGGATAATTTAGGTATTTTAGTACACAGGTAATGCACACTCTAACTCAATTTTGATGATATGTGCAATTAACTCGAAAATCCATGGTCCAagggtataattgaaacaataaaaagttcgATGGCCACacgaaaaaaatgtgaaagtacaAGAGTAAAAATATAGAGTTAATTTGGCCGAGGATGAAGGAATAATTTGGGCATTTCAACTTGCATGTAATCTATGTTTTAACTCAATTCTGACAAGGTGtgcaattgactcaaaaatatatgGTTCATATGTTCAATcataacaacaaaaaattcaaatgactacaagaaaaaaaatataaaagtatagggaaaaaaatggaatttgGCTATCTCTGGCGTATGGttttaattgtttgttttacattaaagaaaataaagtggtttggtccatttttcctttttcttatacACGGCCTCTATTCTTctcattttatgaaattttattttttttcctgtaaagaaagtatttatattacttttatttttaaaatttagctcGAATcctagctaattaattaatatgatgtTGTACATGTAGCTAGGAATGGAGATATAGATGGGGGATTGAATCCGTTAAAATTATTCTCTATCAATCGATATCTTTAGTAGACTTGTAATTAGTTAACCACATTTTagtaatatatacaaaataatgtaattagaTTACTATGATTGTGTGTtcaaaatttatacaatatACGAGTCAGTCGATAATGGATTTGAGAGTGAGGGTAACTAGTTAAATGGATTGagtgaataataataataataataataataataataataataataatatagcaATAATAACTAGTTAAAtagcaataataatatatcattataataagagagttttaagttttgtccatatatacaaaaaatagtGTCATGAAGGGTCTTTAAAAATTCTGTGCAAAAACTACAGTATCATTGGGTGAGTTTATTTTGTCCCATTGTTATCAGATTATTGGACACAAATATCCCTTGAGACCCAACCAGGTTaaaagtaagttttttttttttttttttattgatttttgcgAACAATTGTGCATGACTTAGTCTTAGcgataaatttgtaatttttaaattataaaagagtaactttattgttattattataaacacTTAACACTTTTTTTCTatggctaaaaaaaaaaaaaaaagcaaatatATTTTGACCACACAAAACTCGAAAACCACAAatcacagaaaaaaaaaaaaacccttctAAAGCTTTTTTCCAAAGTAATGAAAAAGCTGAGAGGAAAAGGCTGGAGAAAAGTTGGAAATGTGAGGAAACTTTGCAAGTGGCCTTAAAAAGGAATGAAATTCTTAACATATGTTACCAAATTTAATAATCTTGGAAATCATAAGTAGAGGTAGTGACAAAAGAAAAGATAGTGAGTgtgagaggaggaggaggaggaggagctaGGAAAGTAGCTAGATTCATTTCAATTTGTgtgcagaatatatatatatatgacagcTTCCAAAATATCATCTCATTTCTTGTACATTCATTCATCTTTCCTAAAATGGAGTCTGTCTGTCCTTTGGGAGGGTTTGCTTTTGTCTCTTGAATCCCTTTATTTGTTTGACAAATTCCAGCAGCATCTCCTGCTTAATTCTTAGCATTCATATATATACCCTGCTCTTAATCAACTTAATTCGCTCCCTCTCATAATGCTGAATGTATAGTATGGGGGCAGTTCCAGAATAGGATTTGAGTTCGAATCTTCTTCGTAAATAATGTttatatgtttcgaaatttGATTGATAAGTGAAAGAAATATATGCTTCGTATTGGATGACCACAGACATTGCAATCCTCCTCATCCTGATTGATTagtatgttttgattttttttttttaaatttttatgggATATTTCTCACcctattaatttatatatttaagaaataatttatcCCTGACAAAGGCCAGTGCTGCCCTTCAAATCGCAACAAGAGAGAAAGATTACTTGAGACTTTTATTGAAGCACGCAGGACGCAGCTAGAGACAAAAATGATAAAGAAGATATTTCAAAGTGGGATATATATGGGACATATCACAAATACGTGTAGTGTATTAATTAATAGTAGGGTCACCTCTCGCATTCTTTGAAACATTTCAGCAATTTctatttgatatatatacatatcttttcttagttaattaatagtgagttatatgttatttttgtataaataactCATATAGGCAGGATCGATGGAGATCGAGTCTATTAGATAAAATGTGAATAGAGAGATAAGGAATATAGAGacctaattaattaagttaaaattaatatatgtaaaCAGGTAAGCAAGGCtattgacaatatatatatatatatgtgtgtgtgtgtgtgtgatcaGTTAATTATTTAGGTGGTGTGGACAGCTGGTgtgaaaatatgataattttttgtattcttATCTATGCAGCTTCCAATACTTGCATGTTTGGTGCATGCATGTATGTGTTATATAATGTGTGTAagtaattttgtcttttttttgtGACACATCTCCTAACTACTcgaaacaattttaattttgattacaaatatcattttaaacTCGCTTTTGCTCAAGAAGTAGTCGTTGATGTCTTTATGCTATATTTAGCTTCAGTGTGAAACAGatggaaagaaattaaaatgcgTCAGGGGAGATAGATTAAGCTTACGGATTGTCTGTAGTGTCTGGTGAGAAAAGAATATGAAGAGAGATATATCCAACATCTCCTCAATCCAGCGGGCGAGGCCATCACTGAAACTAAAGACCAAAAGTACATAATAAACTAAAATGATCTCTTAGTTTTTTATCTCGATCAATACATGGAGTctcaagttaaaaaaaaaaaaaaatctttctgAATATATCAAGTGTAGATATATAAACATTAATTGTTATATTCAgtgttaaatataattttgtttttgtgttcAGACTGAGAGAGATGCATGGTGTAGATCATAAAAGAATTTGTTGGAAATGGGCGGTGGTGCAGTGGGGTAGAGAGCCACCATTTTTGTGATGTGTATGCCACCATTTTCTTGTCACTAGCTAGCCACCCCccactaattaattattatctctTCTAATTCactcttaatttaattattattaaagtcTACAAATTAATATAGTTAATTAGTTGCAGTAGTAATGTACGcctacatttatttatttatacatatgattcactaattaaaaataatttaaaaaatgtcactgtttcatcatatatatatatatataatacaatattctacttgtataaaatttaatttccagaagaggaagaagaagatcactGTCCCATACCTAAATTGCTACTAGCTAGACTGCACATAGTAATTAATTAGGAGATTGTGTGGAAGGGTTCAACTGAAACTGATGGATGGGTAATGGTATTCCACACAGCAAAGGGCCACTAACCAAATACAGTCCCTTgaagaataattaatatgacAGTGTGCAAAAATGGTGGTGTGGATGTGATAAgctatatatgtagatgatataacgtgataagattttatataattctgGCCTGGATCATACGCTTCCACTACAAATGCTTTTTCAGTGGCGACCATTGGCTTAGAAAAGAGCACTAAAGCTTGGCAGCGGGGAATTAATTCATGGAGATGATGAGCCCCCGGCCCCAAGCTTTTGGGGTGGGTTAGTAGTGGGGGCACTGTATCATTAAGCATTTGATTTgatctttcatatatatatatatatatatattatgcttgattaattaattatatcttGCATCCATTATAAATGATgctgcatatatatatccataccAGAAATAGGTTTACTTACCTGTCTTGGGAATTAAAGCATGCATGTGATCCCATCTTCATTGgttttgttatgattttggTTAATCAATCTGACCCATTAATTAAATTCCATAAGTAGCTTGTGATTAAGGGGATCGACGATCACATGACTCACATGACATCTTCTTGGTAATTGTTTGTATATACGCACAATAACAAGTACTTTGCTGTTAAGATTGGCAAAAAAGACAAATCTTTCAATGATGATAAGGAGTGAGGCATTTTTATATCTATGCTAAAGTCTAATTTTGTGATACCCAATATGCATGcatcaatttaatattttctagtGGTGTGAATTAGAAACTATATGCATATAAAATTGTTGATGGAAGAAGATactggatatatatatatatatatgatcctGTTTTGACAAGAGGAGGGAAAGTTGTCCATTGTACTATAACCAATAAGGGTCCAAATTAAAGCAAGCATTTTACTCACTCGTATGTCTTTATGGTTTGTTTATTTGATTGTGTTGGGAAGATTCGAGATGAGGAAGTAATCTCTAATCGCACACAAGAAGAGTAAGAGTGCACAATATTGTGGCTAGTGGCTACTCTAACGTCAGCCTGTCTTTGAAGCGTCCTAACGTACGTACGCCCatgtttaatttgtttaggATTAGTAATTTAGCATTGTGTTGATGTTTCACCAATATGGGCTATAGAAAGTAAATTTTTGAGTTGGACCAATGATGGAATTGCCTTGATTAATTGAGTTGTCTCAATGGAGACTTGGTCAGATGTTTCTATTAATTTGTTATCACAACCAATAATAGCTGTAATGGATTAATGGCAATTGTGGAGAAGGTAAGATAAATTAAACATACCTATATacttattctattatttaaacacCCACTTTTTTTTATGGTGTGTTGAagcttttttttaatttctaggattcataattattttttgtgtgacatgttataataataaatttaaaattcaaataaagagACTATTCAATCCGTGGTTTCAATTCAAAGAAAGGTTAATGGTGGTTACAtccacaaaattaaaattaacccAGTCAGTTATTATCTAGATAGTAGATACTGtaaattattattgtgtttaagaAACTGAATTCAAACTCAAAATAGGCtctaaaaaaaaaggaaatccaaaaaaataagtCGAAGAGACACTCCTGACATAATATATTGACCCAAGAGactctcccaaagtcttttcTAAGTACCCCAATAGAGACCCTCTTAGAGGCCTCTCACAGGTTCAAGAATGTGTCAAACCCACATTTGATATAtatgtttgaaaattcaaaacaaatgatCCAAAAGATATGAATGTTCTTCCATCTATCAACTTAAATTCAGAACAAATGATCCAAAAGATATAGATGCTCTTTCACCTATGAATTTTaacttctataaataagatgtAATTACTCCAATCGAGGTAAAACAAACTCCACTTAGACACTCTTCCTCAAAAACTAATTTAAGTATCGAAAAGCCCACACAAAATGCATCATGTGCCTCTAATTGTAGTCATGGTTGTCGTCGAAGAATGGATAAATGTTTTTAGGAATTCTTACTGAGATGGTAGTTTATTGGGATTTTCAACGAGAAATTCTAATTAGTCTTGAAGATTTCCTAATAAACTCATTTTCTATTCTTAATTAGTTTCTTATTT
It contains:
- the LOC127798463 gene encoding transcription factor MYB48; protein product: MVQRRDEQEEVIRKGPWTEQEDVQLMLYVNLFGDRRWDFIAKVSGLKRTGKSCRLRWVNYLHPDLKRGKMTPHEERLVLDLHSKWGNRWSRIARKLPGRTDNEIKNYWRTHTRKKAQERKRAISAASSSLSNNSSSSSMSSSTITREEGFPDGKKAPMAPSSSISSNLSAIDSKERSFYDTGGKRSGEEEEEEEEEMIVVREKEYSMDDIWKDISLCESNEFFCQTMASPIWNYCPEILWTTTTTDQENMSKTLPAAAMSDQFFACYDQEISTLTG